From the genome of Lotus japonicus ecotype B-129 chromosome 6, LjGifu_v1.2, one region includes:
- the LOC130725899 gene encoding oil body-associated protein 2B-like — protein sequence MSSTDKSPGPTPAKGSEPTPGAAVSVTQHVIDKGAMMIQSLEPVKEMSQHVCTFAMYSHDMSRQIETHHYCSHLTDDFVQCAVYDSDEPNARLLGVEYIISDDIFETLSPEEQKLWHSHAYEIKAGLWVNPRVPEMIGMPELKSLAKTYGKFWCTWQADRGDRLPLGAPALMMSPQAVSPGLVRPDLLHERDSKYNISSESLKSSRLEIPEPEMISPMADYWKQHGKGFAIDIEETQMKLRAPFP from the exons ATGTCTTCCACCGACAAGTCACCGGGCCCAACGCCGGCTAAGGGTTCAGAGCCAACTCCCGGCGCAGCCGTGAGCGTGACGCAGCATGTGATCGACAAGGGTGCAATGATGATACAGTCACTGGAACCAGTCAAGGAAATGAGCCAGCATGTGTGCACCTTCGCCATGTACAGCCATGACATGTCTCGCCAGATTGAGACACACCACTACTGCTCCCACCTCACCGATGATTTCGTCCAGTGCGCCGTTTACGATTCCGATGAACCCAACGCTCGTCTCCTTG GTGTGGAGTACATAATATCTGATGATATCTTTGAAACTCTGTCTCCAGAGGAGCAGAAGCTTTGGCATTCTCATGCTTATGAG ATAAAAGCAGGTCTTTGGGTGAATCCTAGAGTTCCAGAGATGATTGGGATGCCTGAGCTCAAAAGCCTTGCCAAAACTTATGGCAAATTCTGGTGTACATGGCAGGCTGATAGAG GGGATAGGCTTCCTTTGGGTGCACCAGCCCTAATGATGTCTCCACAAGCTGTGAGCCCTGGGCTAGTGAGGCCAGACCTGCTGCATGAGAGGGATTCCAAGTACAATATTTCCTCAGAGAGCCTGAAAAGTTCAAGGTTGGAGATTCCAGAGCCAGAGATGATTAGCCCAATGGCAGACTATTGGAAGCAACATGGAAAAGGATTTGCCATTGACATTGAAGAAACTCAGATGAAACTCAGGGCACCTTTTCCTTGA